From one Triticum urartu cultivar G1812 chromosome 3, Tu2.1, whole genome shotgun sequence genomic stretch:
- the LOC125542797 gene encoding leucine-rich repeat receptor protein kinase HPCA1-like, protein MELSPWLVLFGALVQASVILADTNAQDTAGLTGIAASWDTKPSNWDGNDPCGDKWIGIMCIQDRVTSIRLSSQSLSGTLSGDIQSLSELQYLDLSYNRDLGGSLPSSIGSLSNLQNLILVGCSFAGEIPKEIGQLSKLIFLSLNSNRFTGRIPPSLGGLSKLYWFDLADNKLTGGLPVFDGTNPGLDNLTNTKHFHFGGNQLSGTIPSQIFNSHMKLIHFLVDNNNFSGSIPPTLGLLNVLEVLRFDNNKQLSGPVPTNINNLTKLAELHLENNRLTGPLPDLTGMTALSFVDMSNNTFNASDAPAWFTTLPSLTSLYLENLQIGGQLPQELFALSAIQTLKLRGNHFNGTLNIGSDFGSQLQTIDLQDNQIDQLTVGGTQYNKKLILLGNPICNQGNNEQYCKTATQSNPAAPPYSTSKNCSGLPSTCLPSQLLSPSCTCAVPYKGTLFFRAPSFSDLGNESYYLLLEKDMKTKFLSYKAPIDSIALHNPFFDANNNLEISLEVFPGGKVQFGEQDISDIGFILSNQTYKPPPAFGPYYFIAQSYRIATEVPASKKSKANKLPLIVGVAAGGAVVIAVLLVVIFFITRRKREPKKTEERSQSFASLDMKSTSTSVPQLRGARTFTFAELKKITNNFSEANDIGNGGFGKVYRGTLPTGQLVAVKRSQEGSLQGSLEFRTEIELLSRVHHKNVVSLMGFCLDQGEQMLVYEYIPNGTLKESLTGKSGVRLDWKRRLRVILGTAKGIAYLHELADPPIVHRDIKSSNVLLDERLNAKVSDFGLSKLLGEDGRGQVTTQVKGTMGYLDPEYYMTQQLTEKSDVYSFGVLLLEMITAKKPLERGRYIVREVLAALDRSKDLYGLHDLLDPVLGASPTSLGGLEQYVDLALRCVEEAGADRPSMGEAVSEIERITRMAGGAPESASESMSYASRTPRHPYGGDSPSEYSGGGLPSSRVEPK, encoded by the exons ATGGAGCTCTCTCCATGGCTCGTCTTGTTTGGCGCTCTTGTGCAGGCTTCTGTCATCCTGGCTGACACAAATGCGCAAGACA CTGCTGGCCTCACCGGGATCGCAGCTTCCTGGGACACCAAACCATCAAACTGGGATGGCAATGATCCATGCGGCGACAAGTGGATCGGGATAATGTGCATCCAGGACCGGGTCACATCCAT AAGACTGTCAAGTCAATCACTGTCCGGAACTCTTTCGGGGGACATTCAATCTCTGTCGGAACTACAATACTT GGACTTATCCTATAACAGGGACTTGGGTGGCTCTCTTCCTTCATCCATTGGAAGCTTGAGCAACCTCCAAAATTT AATACTTGTTGGCTGCAGCTTTGCTGGTGAAATACCTAAAGAGATTGGCCAGCTCTCAAAGCTGATATTTCT ATCTCTAAACTCCAACAGGTTCACTGGTCGCATACCACCATCACTCGGTGGCCTCTCGAAGCTATACTGGTTTGATCTGGCTGACAATAAGCTCACTGGAGGACTTCCGGTATTCGACGGTACAAATCCCGGTTTGGATAATCTGACAAATACAAAGCACTT CCACTTTGGCGGTAATCAGCTCTCTGGCACCATACCGAGCCAGATTTTCAACTCACACATGAAGCTGATACATTT TCTTGTCGACAACAACAACTTCTCTGGCAGCATCCCCCCTACTCTAGGCCTTCTTAACGTGCTGGAAGTTCT ACGTTTTGATAACAACAAACAGTTGTCTGGGCCAGTTCCAACCAACATCAACAACCTCACCAAGCTTGCTGAACT CCATCTAGAAAACAATCGGCTCACTGGCCCACTGCCAGACCTGACAGGAATGACTGCGCTCAGCTTTGT GGACATGAGTAACAACACCTTCAATGCATCCGATGCTCCAGCTTGGTTCACCACTTTGCCGTCTTTGACTTCATT ATACCTAGAGAATCTGCAAATCGGCGGGCAGCTTCCGCAAGAACTTTTCGCCCTTTCTGCAATTCAGACACT GAAGCTTCGGGGCAACCACTTCAATGGCACCCTAAATATTGGGTCGGACTTTGGTAGCCAGCTCCAAACAATTGATTTGCAGGACAATCAAATCGATCAGCTCACTGTTGGGGGAACCCAATACAACAAGAAACTCAT ACTTTTAGGAAACCCAATATGCAACCAAGGGAACAACGAGCAATACTGCAAAACCGCGACACAATCCAACCCGGCGGCGCCACCATATTCTACTTCTAAGAACTGTTCTGGGCTGCCATCGACATGCCTCCCAAGCCAGCTTCTGAGCCCAAGCTGCACATGTGCTGTGCCGTACAAAGGCACACTGTTCTTCAGGGCACCATCATTTTCTGACCTCGGCAATGAGTCGTACTATCTTCTACTGGAGAAGGACATGAAGACCAAGTTCCTGTCATACAAGGCCCCGATCGACTCGATCGCTCTTCATAACCCATTCTTTGATGCgaacaacaacttggagattagCTTGGAGGTGTTCCCTGGTGGCAAGGTTCAGTTTGGAGAGCAGGACATTTCTGACATTGGGTTCATTTTGAGCAATCAAACGTATAAGCCGCCCCCTGCTTTCGGTCCATACTATTTCATCGCTCAAAGCTATCGTATTGCAACAGAGGTGCCAGCATCTAAAAAATCAAAGGCGAACAAGTTGCCACTTATCGTCGGAGTTGCTGCCGGTGGTGCAGTTGTTATTGCAGTGCTGCTTGTTGTTATTTTTTTCATCACGAGACGGAAGAGAGAACCAAAGAAGACTGAAGAGAGAAGCCAGTCTTTCG CTTCTTTGGACATGAAGAGCACCAGCACCAGTGTGCCACAGCTGCGCGGTGCGCGCACGTTCACGTTCGCTGAACTGAAGAAGATAACCAATAACTTCTCGGAGGCGAACGACATAGGAAATGGCGGCTTCGGGAAG GTTTACAGGGGGACACTTCCGACTGGGCAACTGGTTGCTGTCAAGAGATCCCAGGAGggatccctgcaggggagtctgGAATTCAGAACCGAGATCGAGCTCCTGTCCAGGGTTCACCACAAGAACGTGGTGAGCCTTATGGGTTTCTGCCTTGACCAGGGCGAGCAGATGCTGGTCTACGAGTACATCCCCAATGGCACACTCAAAGAGAGCCTCACAG GTAAGTCCGGCGTGCGGCTGGACTGGAAACGGAGGCTCCGTGTCATCCTCGGCACGGCCAAGGGCATCGCCTACCTCCACGAGCTTGCAGACCCTCCCATCGTCCACCGGGACATCAAGTCAAGCAACGTCCTCCTCGACGAGCGGCTCAACGCCAAGGTCTCAGACTTTGGCCTCTCCAAGCTTCTAGGCGAGGACGGCAGGGGGCAGGTCACCACACAAGTCAAGGGCACAATG GGTTACTTGGACCCTGAGTACTACATGACGCAGCAGCTGACGGAGAAGAGCGACGTGTACAGCTTCGGCGTGCTGCTGCTGGAGATGATCACGGCCAAGAAGCCGCTGGAGCGCGGCCGGTACATCGTCCGGGAGGTGCTCGCCGCGCTGGACCGGAGCAAGGACCTGTACGGCCTGCACGACCTGCTGGACCCGGTGCTGGGCGCGTCGCCCACGTCGCTGGGCGGCTTGGAGCAGTATGTGGACCTGGCCCTGCGGTGCGTGGAGGAGGCCGGCGCCGACCGCCCGTCCATGGGCGAGGCGGTGAGCGAGATCGAGCGGATCACCAGGATGGCCGGCGGCGCCCCCGAGTCGGCGTCGGAGTCCATGAGCTACGCCAGCAGGACGCCGCGCCACCCGTATGGAGGTGACAGCCCGTCCGAGTACAGCGGCGGCGGGCTGCCGTCGTCGAGGGTGGAGCCCAAGTga
- the LOC125542798 gene encoding uncharacterized protein LOC125542798, whose protein sequence is MQAPVTPAGSVSTGETPLQRPPVAISSPPSAATTARRRLLVSAGGLLLVAAAGNNNAASRGAAAAAVDLGYDPVTEAERAASATVSQRVGEAVRLLEAGRELQARGEFAGALASFTAVVSGYKELALSEYARVGRALVLYEIGDRDESITEMEDVSVALKGYPEIHAALAAALYADKHAPLLAEFQFNIATLLDPHYSDLAYVRDTKHWPPSLVASLKNFITLT, encoded by the coding sequence ATGCAGGCGCCCGTGACGCCGGCGGGCTCCGTCTCCACCGGAGAGACACCGCTTCAACGGCCACCCGTCGCCATCTCCTCGCCGCCATCCGCCGCAACGACAGCGAGGAGGCGGCTGCTGGTGTCCGCGGGTGGTCTGCTCCTCGTGGCCGCCGCGGGCAACAACAACGCTGCCAgcaggggcgcggcggcggccgcGGTGGACCTCGGCTACGACCCGGTGACGGAGGCGGAGCGCGCGGCGAGCGCCACCGTTTCGCAGCGCGTCGGGGAGGCGGTCCGGCTGCTGGAGGCCGGGCGGGAGCTGCAGGCGCGCGGCGAGTTCGCGGGGGCGCTGGCGTCCTTCACGGCGGTGGTGAGCGGGTACAAGGAGCTGGCGCTGTCGGAGTACGCGCGGGTGGGGCGGGCGCTGGTGCTGTACGAGATCGGCGACCGCGACGAGTCCATCACGGAGATGGAGGACGTGTCGGTGGCGCTCAAGGGGTACCCGGAGATCCACGCCGCGCTGGCGGCGGCGCTCTACGCCGACAAGCACGCGCCGCTGCTGGCCGAGTTCCAGTTCAACATCGCCACGCTGCTGGACCCGCACTACTCCGACCTCGCCTACGTTAGGGACACCAAGCACTGGCCGCCCAGCCTCGTCGCCTCCCTCAAGAACTTCATCACGCTCACCTAG
- the LOC125547930 gene encoding U-box domain-containing protein 12-like produces the protein MANSNDLWEKKLQDPSATPVPLPFEFLRAITCDFSSEQELGRGEHGVVYKGVLPSGKFIAVKKLFQTHLMDDKKFQNELSSLMGIKHQNVVQLIGYCAETSFEMVNLQGSGKHIMDEIPKRLLCFEYVGNKSLHYYISDGTFDLEWNMRYEIIRGICDGLHYLHEKCHTVHLDLKPGNILMDATMVPNIADFGLSRIFGDKQSRIITENRPGTLGYMAPEYSFQGVVSMKADIFSLGIIMIEIVTGRRDYPLTAIPYMEHFNQDGSFQSSDTSFEHYYKEKIRLSTQALANIYHAWRNRLEKSQGVTEKLEQIRACVELGQECTEISPYKRPATQHIIDRLEKVNITDEYCKAGESNPPVAQAGESSSFNALHRGDTGTIAEIEKASILPAKVKEFVQVQVSAVSIPASEDDIPITKKDKSSAPVVPDAFRCARSLGLMQDPVMVATGQTYDRGSIVRWLDAGHDTCPRTQQKLVNKSLTPNYALYGLIVQWCRANGLEQPKRSAQVSSDDSDAMPASLAYSEQDVVASLVRRLSDSQNVVGQREAAGTLCLLAKGNSKYQACIGDSCGIPILVSLLWIDDISTQEHVVTALLDLSVSNYENKEKLVLAGAIPGVAYVLETGSMVARENAAAMLSSLSTGKESELIIGAAGSIPPLILLLTSGSQQGKRNASRTLMGLFVEPDNKSIAIRAGFVHVLLELLTGTDDGIGSIFMLEILSKHPEGKAAITAAATAAIPMLVGVIRNGSPGESETEWAVTILVGICSGEGKQEKQCLAEARENGLASLLEELAESRLSSSRGRLEAKDMLRLLRSDC, from the exons ATGGCCAACTCAAATGATCTATGGGAGAAGAAGCTGCAGGATCCAAGTGCAACACCAGTGCCTCTGCCATTTGAATTTCTGAGAGCCATCACATGTGATTTTTCCAGCGAGCAGGAACTCGGCAGAGGTGAGCATGGAGTGGTTTACAAG GGAGTTCTTCCGAGTGGAAAATTTATTGCCGTGAAGAAGCTTTTTCAAACACATCTGATGGATGATAAGAAATTCCAGAATGAGCTCAGTTCTCTTATGGGGATCAAGCACCAAAATGTAGTGCAGCTTATTGGTTACTGTGCTGAAACAAGCTTTGAAATGGTGAACCTCCAAGGTAGTGGGAAACATATTATGGATGAAATACCAAAGAGATTGCTTTGCTTTGAATATGTAGGCAACAAAAGCCTTCATTACTACATCTCAG ATGGTACTTTTGACCTTGAGTGGAATATGAGATATGAAATAATAAGGGGTATTTGCGATGGTTTGCATTACCTTCATGAGAAATGCCATACTGTTCATCTTGACCTGAAACCTGGAAACATATTGATGGATGCTACTATGGTTCCAAATATAGCGGATTTTGGTTTATCAAGGATCTTTGGTGACAAGCAATCCCGAATCATCACTGAAAATCGTCCAGGAACACT CGGATATATGGCCCCAGAATACTCCTTTCAAGGCGTAGTCTCCATGAAGGCAGATATATTCAGTTTGGGTATTATAATGATTGAGATAGTCACAGGTCGTAGAGACTATCCCCTGACTGCTATTCCATATATGGAGCACTTCAATCAAGACGGCAGTTTCCAGAGTAGTGACACGTCCTTCGAACACTACTACAAAGAGAAAATAAGATTAAGTACTCAGGCTCTTGCAAAT ATATATCATGCTTGGAGGAATAGGCTGGAGAAGTCACAGGGAGTCACAGAAAAATTGGAACAAATTCGTGCGTGCGTTGAATTAGGACAAGAATGCACTGAAATCAGCCCATATAAGAGACCAGCTACACAGCATATAATCGATAGGCTTGAAAAAGTCAATATTACAGACGAATATTGTAAAGCCGGTGAGAGCAATCCGCCAGTAGCACAG GCAGGAGAATCTTCCAGTTTCAATGCTCTTCATCGAGGAGATACTGGTACCATTGCTGAGATTGAGAAGGCGTCAATACTACCGGCAAAGGTTAAGGAGTTTGTGCAGGTTCAAGTATCTGCGGTCAGCATTCCAGCAAGTGAAGATGACATTCCCATCACAAAGAAAGATAAATCGTCAGCTCCTGTTGTACCGGATGCTTTTCGTTGCGCAAGATCACTTGGTTTAATGCAAGACCCGGTTATGGTGGCCACTGGGCAG ACTTACGATCGAGGCAGCATAGTGAGATGGTTGGACGCCGGGCACGACACTTGTCCGAGAACGCAGCAGAAGCTTGTTAACAAATCTCTAACTCCAAATTATGCTCTTTACGGCCTGATTGTCCAATGGTGTCGAGCAAACGGTTTGGAGCAGCCGAAACGCTCGGCTCAAGTTAGCAGTGATGACAGTGATGCAATGCCGGCATCACTTGCCTATTCTGAGCAAGATGTAGTTGCCAGCCTTGTTCGGAGACTATCAGATTCCCAAAATGTTGTAGGCCAGCGTGAAGCTGCCGGTACGCTTTGTCTTCTTGCCAAGGGCAATTCTAAATATCAAGCGTGTATAGGAGATTCTTGCGGCATTCCTATCCTGGTGAGCCTGTTGTGGATAGATGATATCAGCACCCAGGAACATGTTGTTACTGCTCTCCTGGATTTATCTGTTTCTAATTACGAGAACAAGGAAAAATTGGTCTTGGCCGGGGCTATTCCTGGAGTTGCGTACGTGCTAGAGACGGGCAGCATGGTTGCCCGGGAGAATGCTGCCGCAATGTTGTCCAGCCTATCCACTGGGAAAGAAAGCGAGCTGATCATTGGGGCTGCCGGATCAATTCCGCCTCTCATTCTGCTGTTGACTAGTGGGAGTCAACAGGGTAAAAGGAATGCTTCGCGAACACTAATGGGTCTGTTCGTCGAGCCAGACAACAAGAGTATAGCTATTAGAGCTGGGTTCGTCCATGTACTGCTAGAGCTTCTAACAGGAACTGATGATGGAATCGGTTCCATCTTTATGTTGGAAATTCTTTCCAAGCATCCTGAGGGAAAGGCGGCTAttactgctgctgctactgctgccatACCAATGCTGGTTGGAGTTATCAGAAATGGATCCCCAGGCGAAAGCGAAACAGAATGGGCAGTTACTATTCTGGTGGGCATCTGCAGTGGGGAAGGCAAACAGGAGAAACAGTGTCTTGCTGAAGCACGGGAGAATGGCCTCGCGTCCTTGCTAGAGGAGCTAGCAGAAAGTCGTTTAAGCTCAAGCAGAGGCAGATTGGAAGCCAAAGATATGCTAAGACTACTTAGAAGCGATTGCTGA